A stretch of DNA from Streptomyces sp. NBC_01197:
CGTCGGTGTCACCGATGAACAGGCGCAGACTCAGCGAGAACCTCATCGAACGGCCGTAGCTCTGGGCTGCCGCGGTGACCCGTTCGATGCGCTCCCCCGTGCCGGCGAACGGTTCACCCCAGAGCATGTACAGGTCGGCATGGCGGGCGCCGAAGTCCACGGCGTCGTCGCTCTCGCCACCCATGAAGATGGGCACCTGACCCTGCACCGGCTTGGTCTGCAGTTTCACCGCCTCGGCCGTGTAGTACTCGCCGTGGTGGTCGAAGGGCTCGGTTTCGGTCCAGGCGCGGCGCACGAGGTCGAGGTACTCGACCGCCCGCCGGTAGCGTTCGGCCTTGGGGAGGTCATCGGATTCACGGCGCAGGTCCTTGTCGGAGCCACCGACGACCACGTTGACGGCGAGCCTCCCGCGGGCCAGCACGTCGAGGGTGGCGAAGTAGCGCGCGGCGGCCACCGGCGCCATGACCCCGGGGCGATGCGCGACGATGGGCGAGAACTTCTCCGACGCCGCCACCGCAAAGGGTGCTGTGGCGTGGTTGTGCGGCCAGGTGGACGAGTACCCGACGAGGACCCGGTCGATGACCTCCGACCGGTCAAGTTCCTTGATCCTGGAGATCATTGGACCGGGATCGGTCTCGCCGGCCTGAAGGGGCTGCAGCCCGGTGAAGAATTCGATCATGGCTTCCTCAGCTTTCTGCGTGGGATCCGTTACGGGACCCGGGTTGGCGGGCGAGCCAGGCTTCGTGCCGGGCGAAATGGTGCGGAGGGCGTGTCCGCAGTTCGGCCCGGCCGGTGACCAACACCGCGCCTGGGAGCGTCATTTCGGCGGAGACCTCCCACCGCCTGCCCACGTGCCGCTCGATCCGCGCCAGCACGTGCAGGTGCCGCCCGACCGGGACGGGGCGGAGGTAGGAGACCGTCAGCGACTTCGTGACCAGCCGCGGTTCGACCCGTAGCGCGACGACGTTGAGGACGTCGTCGAAGACCGCGGCCGTCCAACCGCCGTGCGCGACGCCGGGCCCGCCGTGCCAGGACCGTGGACAGACGACGTCGAAGTGCACCTCGTCGTCCTGGGTGTCGGCGATCTCGACGCCCAGGCGGCAGGCGTCGTACGGAGCACAGCCCCCGCACAGGAGCCGGCCCGACGCGGAGGGCTCGACCGCGAAGGCGTCGAGGTCCACCTCAGGCACCTCCGGCCACCTGGCGCAAGGCCGCGACCACTGCTTCGGGCACGTCGATGGTGCCGCGCCGGAGTGTCTCGTCCCGACAGGTGACCGAACGGTCGAACGGTACGCGGACCGGGCCGCTCCCCTCGACGGGACGAGTGACGCGGACCGATTCGGCGAAGGCCGCGACCCGTCGGCGATAGTCGTCCGGGTCGGTGAGTACGCCGGGGTCGAACAGCACGACGAAGAAGCCGCAGTCCGAAACACCGGGCGGGTCGGCAGCGGCGCCCGCCATCATGCCGAGCAGTTGGACGACCAGAGCGAGGCCCGAGCCCTTGTGGCCGCCCCACACGCCGAACGCGCCCTCGAGCGCGGCGGCCGGCTCGAGCGTCGGGACTCCCGCCACGTCGTAGCCCTGTCCGGGCGTCAGCTTCTCCCCGAGCCGGGCCTTCAGCTTCGCCTCCCCGTACATCACGGTGGAGGTGCCGATATCCCAGATGACCGGAGCCGGGTCGGCCGGGAAACCGAACGCGATCGGGTTGGTGCCGAACCGGCCTTCGGTGCCGCCGTGCGGGGCCACCACCGCCGGCCCGCTGCCCGCGATCATCCCGGCGAGGCCGGCCAGTGCGGCCTTCTCCAGGTAGTACGCGAACATCCCGGTGTACCAGGTGTTGCGGGCGCCGACGACCGCGATTCCCTGGGCGCGGGCCTTCGCCACGGCAAGCTCCAGCGCGTGCATGCCGACGAGGTAGCCCACCTGGTCGCCACCGTCCACGGTGGCGGACACCGGCGTCTCGGCCACGGTCCGAATCGGCTGCGGCGGCGTCTCGGTAGTGCGCCTCCGCTCCGCTATGGACAGCACGCGGGCGAGTCCCCCGAAGGACAGCCCGCGCAGTTCGCAGTCGAGCAGGTGGTCGGCGATGGCCTCGGTGTCGGTGGCGGAATATCCGCACGTGGTCAGCGCGTCCGCGACGAGTGCGCGGGCGTCGGGAAGGGACAGAGTCGTCATGGTCCGGCCTTCGCGGTGAGGGAACCTGAAATTCGCCCGTCTGTAAGCATGCTTATACAATATAAGCGCATGGGGTCTAATGCAAGCATGCTGATACCGCAAGCATGCTGATACCCCTGTCTCGAACGGGTTCGCGCCGGCATCGGGCCTCTTATGGGCGCCTCGCGTCGTTGTTCCTGCGGAGGGGCGACCGTTGAACGGCCCCCCCGCAGCAGCGAGGACGGACAGCGCTAGCCCTGTCCGTCCTCGGTTCCGGAACCCGGGCACTCGCGGCGGGCCCGGGACGTGGTCACATCACGGCGTCGGTCTGAAGCGGGCCCGCGGTGACGCGGAGCGTCCGGATGCGGACCGGCTCTTCCTGGTCGAGATAGAAGATGTGCATGAACGGGGCGCGCACCACCTGGTCCGGCGCGCTCTTCTTGGCCATGGTGGCCTCGCCGCGCAGCAGGCGGACGCCGTCGCCCGCGGTCCAGTACTCCAGGACCTCGTGGGTGATGTTCAGTGGCTCGTCGATCTTGACGAAGAACGCCTTGATGGCCTCGACGCCGTGAATGCGCTCGGTGCCGAAGAACATGTCGCTGTCCTCGGTCAGCGGCGCGAAGCCCTCATCGAACTCCAGGGTGTCGATGGCGTCCATGAACTTCAGGACCCAGTCGGGTACGGCCGTTGCGTGTGCGGTGTCTGCCATGGTGCTGGTCTCCTGATCAGGCTGCTGCGGGCAGGGAGGTGAGGAAGGCGTCGATCTCGGCGTTGACACCTTCGGGGTTCTCGCGGGCGGCGAGGTGCGCGGTGTGCTGGAGGACACGGAAGGTGCTGCCCTCGATGGCGTCCGCCATCTTCCGCACCACGTGCACGGGGAACTGGCTGTCCTCCTCGCCGGCGACGATCAGGACGGGCACGTTCCTGATCGTGTTCAGGCGGCGGTGCTCGTCCTTGCGTCCTATGAGGATGCTGCGCAGCGCCCACGCCACCGACTTCGGGTCGTCCCGCAGAACGAACTTGGTGAACTCCACGAACTCCGGGTTGGCGGCCTCGGCGGTGGGGCCGGCGAAGGCCGCCTCGGCCGCCTTGGCGGCCAGCGGCGGCATCTTCGCGTGCA
This window harbors:
- a CDS encoding LLM class flavin-dependent oxidoreductase encodes the protein MIEFFTGLQPLQAGETDPGPMISRIKELDRSEVIDRVLVGYSSTWPHNHATAPFAVAASEKFSPIVAHRPGVMAPVAAARYFATLDVLARGRLAVNVVVGGSDKDLRRESDDLPKAERYRRAVEYLDLVRRAWTETEPFDHHGEYYTAEAVKLQTKPVQGQVPIFMGGESDDAVDFGARHADLYMLWGEPFAGTGERIERVTAAAQSYGRSMRFSLSLRLFIGDTDEDAWARARAVQRQIAEAAGTPTFLRSTSTDTSVGRQRALALTDEELHDDCFWTGLTKLLGGFANSQALVGTEERVLDTLGRYRELGVDTFLVTTGAEAAWDPSLEEFLARAKKELA
- a CDS encoding PaaI family thioesterase — encoded protein: MPEVDLDAFAVEPSASGRLLCGGCAPYDACRLGVEIADTQDDEVHFDVVCPRSWHGGPGVAHGGWTAAVFDDVLNVVALRVEPRLVTKSLTVSYLRPVPVGRHLHVLARIERHVGRRWEVSAEMTLPGAVLVTGRAELRTRPPHHFARHEAWLARQPGSRNGSHAES
- a CDS encoding Ldh family oxidoreductase; the encoded protein is MTTLSLPDARALVADALTTCGYSATDTEAIADHLLDCELRGLSFGGLARVLSIAERRRTTETPPQPIRTVAETPVSATVDGGDQVGYLVGMHALELAVAKARAQGIAVVGARNTWYTGMFAYYLEKAALAGLAGMIAGSGPAVVAPHGGTEGRFGTNPIAFGFPADPAPVIWDIGTSTVMYGEAKLKARLGEKLTPGQGYDVAGVPTLEPAAALEGAFGVWGGHKGSGLALVVQLLGMMAGAAADPPGVSDCGFFVVLFDPGVLTDPDDYRRRVAAFAESVRVTRPVEGSGPVRVPFDRSVTCRDETLRRGTIDVPEAVVAALRQVAGGA
- a CDS encoding nuclear transport factor 2 family protein, which gives rise to MADTAHATAVPDWVLKFMDAIDTLEFDEGFAPLTEDSDMFFGTERIHGVEAIKAFFVKIDEPLNITHEVLEYWTAGDGVRLLRGEATMAKKSAPDQVVRAPFMHIFYLDQEEPVRIRTLRVTAGPLQTDAVM